A genomic region of Bacteroides sp. contains the following coding sequences:
- a CDS encoding multidrug efflux SMR transporter, which yields MNWIILIIAGLFEAAFAFCLGKAKITSGSEMYWWYAGFGITLLISMALLIKATQTLPIGTAYAVWTGIGAVGTALLGILVFKEPATFLRIFFLATLIGSIVGLKAVSN from the coding sequence ATGAACTGGATTATCCTGATCATAGCAGGTTTGTTTGAAGCGGCATTTGCCTTCTGCCTGGGGAAAGCCAAAATAACCTCCGGGAGCGAGATGTACTGGTGGTATGCCGGGTTTGGCATAACCCTTTTGATCAGCATGGCCTTGCTGATCAAGGCCACCCAAACCCTGCCCATAGGTACCGCTTATGCGGTATGGACCGGCATTGGGGCCGTGGGAACCGCCTTGCTGGGCATCCTGGTGTTTAAGGAGCCGGCTACCTTTCTGAGGATATTCTTCCTGGCTACTTTGATAGGATCCATTGTGGGGTTAAAGGCGGTTTCAAATTAA
- a CDS encoding tautomerase family protein, with translation MPIITIEITPQGYARKAEIARVFTDELSRITGIPKEPIVVVFHETPVESIASAGEMLAEKFKRDQGK, from the coding sequence ATGCCGATTATCACCATTGAGATCACGCCCCAGGGCTATGCAAGAAAAGCCGAGATTGCCAGGGTTTTTACCGATGAGCTGAGCAGGATAACGGGAATCCCCAAGGAACCTATCGTAGTGGTATTCCATGAAACCCCTGTGGAGAGCATTGCCAGTGCAGGTGAAATGCTGGCAGAAAAGTTTAAGCGTGATCAGGGAAAGTAA